A single region of the Chelmon rostratus isolate fCheRos1 chromosome 5, fCheRos1.pri, whole genome shotgun sequence genome encodes:
- the ptrh1 gene encoding probable peptidyl-tRNA hydrolase isoform X3, whose amino-acid sequence MVIDAEMHTQGRRRLVVGLGNPGMEGTRHSVGMAVLGALATRLGVADRWRGDKHVSGEVIVSEVQHTHVVLLRPRLLMNVNGVSVAKAAGKYGIKPEDILLVHDELDKPLGKISIKHGGSARGHNGVRSCVDCLQTDVMTRLRVGIGRPKEKTSVERHVLGRFSSEEQKALDSVLVQSVDLLLSQLSQQDSQQDPQSSSSLPAGGRHAAQKRKERAHSILPPEDSAAAQS is encoded by the exons ATGGTCATTGACGCAGAAATGCACACGCAAGGCCGCCGAAGGCTG gtggtgGGGCTGGGTAACCCGGGGATGGAGGGTACCAGACACAGCGTCGGCATGGCGGTGCTCGGCGCGCTCGCCACCCGGCTTGGCGTGGCTGACCGTTGGCGCGGCGACAAGCACGTGTCGGGTGAGGTCATCGTGTCAgaggtacaacacacacatgtggtgCTGCTCCGTCCCAGGCTGCTGATGAACGTCAACGGAGTGTCAGTGGCCAAAGCAG CTGGTAAATATGGCATCAAGCCAGAAGACATCCTGCTGGTCCACGATGAACTGGACAAACCTCTGGGGAAAATCTCCAtcaaacatggaggaagtgCTAG AGGTCACAATGGAGTCCGCTCCTGTGTGGACTGTCTTCAGACAGAT GTGATGACCAGACTTCGGGTCGGGATCGGCCGGCCGAAAGAGAAAACATCGGTGGAGCGTCACGTGCTGGGCCGCTTCTCCTCAGAGGAGCAGAAGGCTCTGGACTCTGTTCTGGTCCAGAGCGtggacctcctcctctcccagctCTCGCAGCAAGACTCCCAACAGGATCCACAGTCTTCCTCCTCcctaccagcagggggcagacACGCAgcacagaagaggaaggagagggcgCACTCGATCCTTCCACCTGaggactctgctgctgctcagagctgA
- the ptrh1 gene encoding probable peptidyl-tRNA hydrolase isoform X2 — MRRLLTRVINRVLLSELFTPAMVIDAEMHTQGRRRLVVGLGNPGMEGTRHSVGMAVLGALATRLGVADRWRGDKHVSGEVIVSEVQHTHVVLLRPRLLMNVNGVSVAKAAGKYGIKPEDILLVHDELDKPLGKISIKHGGSARGHNGVRSCVDCLQTDVMTRLRVGIGRPKEKTSVERHVLGRFSSEEQKALDSVLVQSVDLLLSQLSQQDSQQDPQSSSSLPAGGRHAAQKRKERAHSILPPEDSAAAQS; from the exons ATGCGACGACTTTTAACCAGAGTCATAAACCGAGTTTTGCTGTCTGAGCTCTTCACGCCAGCGATGGTCATTGACGCAGAAATGCACACGCAAGGCCGCCGAAGGCTG gtggtgGGGCTGGGTAACCCGGGGATGGAGGGTACCAGACACAGCGTCGGCATGGCGGTGCTCGGCGCGCTCGCCACCCGGCTTGGCGTGGCTGACCGTTGGCGCGGCGACAAGCACGTGTCGGGTGAGGTCATCGTGTCAgaggtacaacacacacatgtggtgCTGCTCCGTCCCAGGCTGCTGATGAACGTCAACGGAGTGTCAGTGGCCAAAGCAG CTGGTAAATATGGCATCAAGCCAGAAGACATCCTGCTGGTCCACGATGAACTGGACAAACCTCTGGGGAAAATCTCCAtcaaacatggaggaagtgCTAG AGGTCACAATGGAGTCCGCTCCTGTGTGGACTGTCTTCAGACAGAT GTGATGACCAGACTTCGGGTCGGGATCGGCCGGCCGAAAGAGAAAACATCGGTGGAGCGTCACGTGCTGGGCCGCTTCTCCTCAGAGGAGCAGAAGGCTCTGGACTCTGTTCTGGTCCAGAGCGtggacctcctcctctcccagctCTCGCAGCAAGACTCCCAACAGGATCCACAGTCTTCCTCCTCcctaccagcagggggcagacACGCAgcacagaagaggaaggagagggcgCACTCGATCCTTCCACCTGaggactctgctgctgctcagagctgA
- the ptrh1 gene encoding probable peptidyl-tRNA hydrolase isoform X1 gives MGPKKKVTVSSKLCRYLSLFFKKLVNFLTMRRLLTRVINRVLLSELFTPAMVIDAEMHTQGRRRLVVGLGNPGMEGTRHSVGMAVLGALATRLGVADRWRGDKHVSGEVIVSEVQHTHVVLLRPRLLMNVNGVSVAKAAGKYGIKPEDILLVHDELDKPLGKISIKHGGSARGHNGVRSCVDCLQTDVMTRLRVGIGRPKEKTSVERHVLGRFSSEEQKALDSVLVQSVDLLLSQLSQQDSQQDPQSSSSLPAGGRHAAQKRKERAHSILPPEDSAAAQS, from the exons ATGGGCCCAAAGAAGAAAGTCACCGTTTCAAGTAAATTATGTCGTTATTTGTCACTCTTTTTTAAGAAGCTTGTGAACTTCCTCACAATGCGACGACTTTTAACCAGAGTCATAAACCGAGTTTTGCTGTCTGAGCTCTTCACGCCAGCGATGGTCATTGACGCAGAAATGCACACGCAAGGCCGCCGAAGGCTG gtggtgGGGCTGGGTAACCCGGGGATGGAGGGTACCAGACACAGCGTCGGCATGGCGGTGCTCGGCGCGCTCGCCACCCGGCTTGGCGTGGCTGACCGTTGGCGCGGCGACAAGCACGTGTCGGGTGAGGTCATCGTGTCAgaggtacaacacacacatgtggtgCTGCTCCGTCCCAGGCTGCTGATGAACGTCAACGGAGTGTCAGTGGCCAAAGCAG CTGGTAAATATGGCATCAAGCCAGAAGACATCCTGCTGGTCCACGATGAACTGGACAAACCTCTGGGGAAAATCTCCAtcaaacatggaggaagtgCTAG AGGTCACAATGGAGTCCGCTCCTGTGTGGACTGTCTTCAGACAGAT GTGATGACCAGACTTCGGGTCGGGATCGGCCGGCCGAAAGAGAAAACATCGGTGGAGCGTCACGTGCTGGGCCGCTTCTCCTCAGAGGAGCAGAAGGCTCTGGACTCTGTTCTGGTCCAGAGCGtggacctcctcctctcccagctCTCGCAGCAAGACTCCCAACAGGATCCACAGTCTTCCTCCTCcctaccagcagggggcagacACGCAgcacagaagaggaaggagagggcgCACTCGATCCTTCCACCTGaggactctgctgctgctcagagctgA